DNA from Thermococcus sp.:
CAACGTCAAGGTCATAGCAGCCACGAACAGGCCTGATATCCTAGACCCAGCACTCCTCAGGCCCGGAAGGTTTGACAGGCTCATAGAGGTCCCACTCCCCGACTTCCACGGGAGGCTCGAGATACTCAGAGTCCACACAGGGAAGATGAACCTCAGGGATGTGAACCTCCGCATCGTGGCCGAGATGACCGACGGAGCCAGCGGGGCAGACCTCAAGGCCATAGCGACCGAGGCAGGAATGTTTGCCATAAGGGCCAGACGTGAGTACATAACGCAGGACGACTTCCTCAAGGCTATAGAGAAGGTCTTCGGTTCGGAGCAGAGGCTGGCACAGCAGATAGCGATGCATGAAGTAATGTATGGATGATACCGCAGTCCGGATTTTCCTGTTCTCTATTCCTAATTTCCTTCTGGAGTTGTGTCTGGCAAGGATCATAAAGGTATTGGAGTGTTGAAAACTGAACTCCTCAAAACCCAGCTGTGGGTGGCTACATTTATAAATCCCCACCCTCATCGAATCCTGTGGGATGAGATGGTCAGCAAATTGCTAGCGCTTGATGCCTACCCAAACCTGCGAGACCTAGACTTCAGGATACTGAGGGGGGTAGAGTTGAACATGCGCAACCACCGCTGGGTCCCTCTGGAGGACATCTCCCGCTTCGCCAGGGTCGACGTTGAAACCGCCTCTTTTAAGTTGGGCAGGCTCGACAACTGGGGGCTGGTTGTCAGGAGAAGCGACATAGGTTACATCGGCTACCAGCTCACGATACACGGCTACGACGCGCTGGCAATAAGGGCACTATCGAGAAAGGGTGTTGTGGAGGCGATAAGCTCGACCCAGATAGGGGTTGGAAAAGACGCGGACGTTTACGCCGGCATCTCTCCATCTGGCGAGAAGATCGCCGTTAAGTTCAACCGCGTTGGTGGGAGAACCGCATCGAGGAAGGCTTCCTACCATGGAGATGTTTTTCAGGACAAGCACCATACGAGCTGGCTCTACGTGTCAAGGTTAATAGCAAAGAAGGAGCACGAGGCGTTAACGCTTCTGAGTCCAATAGCAAGGGTTCCAAGGTCGATAGCTTGGAACAGGCACGTAGTTGTGATGGAGTTCATACACGGCACCGAGCTCGCCAACCTGAGGGAGGCAGATCTGACGGGGGAAGAGGCAGACGAGATACTCTCAAAGGTCCTCAACGAGTACCTGAAGATAGTCCGCTTTGGTATTGTCCACTCCGACCTCAGCGAGTTCAATGTAACCATAACTGATGATGGAGACGTTCTGATAATAGACTGGGCGCAGCATATAACAACGGACAGGCCCGAAAGCTACGAACTCCTGAAGAGGGATTTAACCGTCCTATTGAATGCCTTCCGGAGAAAATGGCACGTTGATAGAGAGTTTGAGGAGGTATGGCCTGCCTTTGAGGAAGCCTGGAAAAGGAGCAGGGGTGAGTGATATGGGCGTGAGGGAGCGGGCGCTTGAACTCTTTCGGGAGGCCCTGCTGGCGGAGAACATGAGGGATTTAAAAACCGCCAAGAGGAAGCTCGACGATATAATGGACATCACCAGAAGAGAGGAGCCGGAGCTTTACTTTGAGGCCTGCTTCAGGATGGCGGAGGTGTTCATCCAGGAGGACAACTATCGCGGAGCCGTCAAGTGTGCCATCCGGGGAATCTACCGCGCCCCAAACGAGGAGCTCAGGAAGCTCGGGATAAGGCGGCTGGGCGATATACTCACCATCCTAAAGAGCGAGAACCGCCTTGAAAAGCTGGCCGAGAACATGGAGCCGACTTTAGCTCTGATAAAGAAAGACGAGGCCCTTTACAGATTTACTTTAACGCTCGTTGCTTTCGCACGGGGAAAGGAGGTAGAGGTAGACTCCCTCCCTGAGGAGTTCAAGAAAGTCCTAGATGGGTTTAGAGGATAGCATCGGTGATCCCTGTCACGTACTCTTTTTTCGGCCTCACAGGGAAATTATACGGTTCTTTTTTCGGCCTCTCGTTGTAGTACGGCCTGTTACAGCCCGGACAGCCATGGGTGGCAAAAGCCTCAGGTGAGACTAGCCCTAGGAGTTCCTCCTTAGGGATTCCAAAACCGGTGAGGTTGCCTCCATTATCAAATTTAAAGTCCCTAGGAGATGCGAGGTTCTTTTCAAGGAGGTACCTCGCGAGTTGAATCCTGCGATATCTCTTGAGGGACGGGGGTTTAGCGTTCTCAAGCCGGGTTCCCTTCACGGGAGTGAACGCAAAGAGGGAAACCTCGGCCTTCATGCCGTAGAGCCTTGCCATCGTTTCAACCATCTCCCTATCCGTTTCACCGAGGCCCACTATGAGGTGGACGAACGCTTTCCCAAGACCAAAGACATCGAGAACATCACGGGTGAAGGCCCACATTTCATCCCAGGAGTAGAGAGAGTCTTTGACGCTCTTATAAATCCTCTCACTCGCGGCATCAAGGCCGACACCGATGTAGTCAACCCCCCGCTCTTTGAACTCCTTCAACACATCCCGCCCAACGGGCGTTATCGAGACTGAAACCGGAAGGTTCAGAGGAGCAAAGCGATCCAGAAGCTCCAAGACGTCCTCAACCATATCTGGGTAATCTATTGTCTGGAGGCAGAGCCGGGAGAAACCGCCATTTGGGAGCGCCTTTAAAACGTCTTCAAGTTCAAAGGCCGGCCAGGTAACGCGCGAGAGTTTCTTCAGATTTGCCCCGCTCTCCCTAGCCTGGACGCAGAAGGCGCAGTTGTTCCTACAGTGGCCGGGCCAGTAAGTCATTAGATAGGCAGTCGTTGGCCTGGCAAGCATCTTACCATGCTTAAGTCCCATGGCAACGGCCGTTCCATAGGAGACTCTGATGAATTCAACCATTCCTACCACCTACAAAATAGGATATGGCCAAGATTAAAAGGGCTATCCCACTGAGGATGGGTAGGAACCCCAAAATCCCTGCGTATCCGAGGCTTCCTGCGGCGTATCCGAGGGTGAACTGACCACTCATCGTCCCGAGGTCAAAGAACATCGTGTAAACGCTCGAACCCATCGTCCTTATCCTCTGGGGCAGTTTTCCAAGGGCCATGAGCTGCATCGCCGGAACAGCAAGGCCGAAACCGGCACCGATGAGAACCGCGCTGGCATAGGAACCGGGGGGAGTTGTAAACCTAAGAAGGAGTAAGTAGCCGGTTATAACGGTAGTCAATCCCGCCGTGGAAACGGGTATCGGCCCCATTCTATCGGCGCTCCTGCCCCCAACGACCCTCGTAACGAAGCTCGAGATTCCAATGACCATCATGTAGGTTCCAAAGATCCTCTGTGGATAGGACAGCTCCTTATAGAGGGCAGGGAGAAAGGTGGTCACCCCGGCATAGGAGGCCGAGAAGAAGAGTAGTGCTATGGAGGCGGCGATGAAATATGGCTTTAAAAGCTCAGAGTAATCCGCTTTCTCCTCCCTCTCCACATGGATAACAATTCTCCCAATGTCCCTCTTTACCGGAATCACAAAGAGCGCCCCAACGGCCGAGAAGAGGGCCACAAGGGCAAAGGCACCGGAGAAGCCGAGGTAGTCTGAGGAGTAGCCGCCGAGGGCAGGACCGATTATGTTGCCAAGCGAGAACATCATACCGCGCCAGCCAAGGGTCTCGCCAACCCTCCCGACAGGGGCAAGGTCAACGGCGGTGGAGAGGCTTGAGGGAAAGAAGATACCCATGGAAAAGCCATGAAGTGCCCTCGTGAAGGCGAAGAGCCAGATGTTTCCGGTAACTGCCGAGACAACGTACAGGAGGCCCGAAACAAGGCTCAAGAGGTTTCCGAGGATCATCGACTCGAGCCTGTAACCCCTGTCACCAACGAGGCCGCCAATTGGCTTGGAGACAAGCGAGAGGACGGAGGTTATCCCCGCAAGCACGCCCACGAGGAAGGGGTCCGCACCGAGAGTTATCGCGAAAGGAGAAACGATGGGGTTGACTGAGCTTATACCTAGGAAGAAAAAGAGCGTCGACAGGTTGAGGAGCCATATGTTGCGGAAGTCCCTATCCACTAAACCCCAACCTCCGGTTTCTCCATGCCGTCCCTCATGAAAGCGTAGCTCATGTGTCTGGTGTTTTTCGCGAAGCCGATGTTTCCCTTTGAATCCACCATGATGATACCCATCGTGTCCGGGCCGAAATACTTGGTGGCGAGGCTGATCGCCGCTTCGCTCGCGGCCTGAGCATTCATGCCAAGGCGAATGAAGTCTGTGGCGCTCTTGGCTAAGGCAAGCTTTATCGCCACCTCTCCAAGGCCGGTGCAGGAAGCCCCAGCAACTTCGTTGGCGTAGGTTCCACCGCCGATTATAGGGGTGTCACCGACGCGGCCGAACATCTTGAGGAAGACGCCACCCGTTGATGTACCTGCAACGACCTCCTCTCCGTCGAAGGCAACTGCACCAACGGTGCTCCTCAATACTTCTGGATACTCCTTTATTAGCTTGTTCAGCCTCTTCCAGTGGTTAGCTTCGCCCTTCTCGAGGAGTTTCTTCCTGAGGTCTTCCCACTGCCCAAGTCTCTCGTCGGTTATCGGATTGTACTCCCCAAAGCCGAGCAGGCGGGCGAACTTTACGGCGCCTTCGCCACTCAGGAGAACATGGTCCGTCTTCTCCATAACCTTTCTGGCGACGCTTATCGGGTTCTTAACCCCCTGGATCCCGGCAACCGCACCGGCCTCCAGCGTTTTCCCGCGCATTATAGCCGCGTCCATCTCAACCTTCCCGTCGAGAGTGAGAACGCTCCCGGTTCCGGCATTGAAGATTGGGTTGTCCTCCAGAGCCTTAACAGCCTCTTCAACTGCATCCAACGCGGAACCGCGCTTCAATTCCTTCCAGCCGGCTAAAACAGCCTCTTTAACACCGCCAAGAACCTTTGGAATGCGCTCCTCTTTCTTAATCGTCCCAGCACCGCCGTGGACTATAATAGCGACCATGGGAATCACCGGAGGAAAGAAGGCTCGAACGGTTAAAAGGCTTATGGAAACGAAAAGATAAGGACAAAATCAGCTGAGTGCCATGTTGATTATAGTCTCCCCGATGTTCTCGAGGTACTCAAGGATCCTGCGGTAGCTCTCGAGGGCTATCGACTGGCGATAATCTATGGAGCGTATCTCAGCCTTGAGTTCGAGCATCAGCTTGTCTATCTTGCCCAAGTCGCGCTCCTCTATCTGGCTCATCATCTCGCCGAACTTCTCTTTCAGGTAAGGCACGTTTATCCCGCTCGGGTTCTCTGAAATCCTAGTTATATGGTCACCTATCCTCTCAATGTTACGGACAATGAAGAGTATGCCGAGCAGGTCAAAGGTTCTCCGGATTATGCCGCTCTCCTCGGTTATGCTGCGCCTGCTCAGCAACCTGTTAACAGCGCGGATCGTGAGGAAGTAGAAGCGGTCAAGCTCGTTCTCAAGATCGTTTATGTCGCGCAGAATTTCTTCGTCGTCTGGAGAGGCTATAAGGAGTTCGAGGTCGCCGAGCATCGACATGACCAGAGAGCGTATTCTCCCAAGGAGCTCGGAGAGGTTTATCTCATCCTCATCAAGGAGGCTCTTAGCAACTATCCTCTGCGGCTCGTCGAGGATTATCTCAACCCCCGGAAGGCTCTGGAGGACTTTCCTGACCTTGACCTTGTAGATGGGCATCTCCTCAGAGAAGTTAACCTCAAGGATGTCATAGCCCTGAATGTAGGCTGAGATGGCAAGGCGAACGGCCATGTCCGGCGAGTACTCGTGCGATATAGTTAGGATCTTCCTCTCACTTACTTCCCTCGGCTCCTTTGGGAAGATGGTTATACTTCCATCCGGGTTTATAGACAGGGGCACAACATCACCCTGACTCAGGCTGTTCTCGCGAACCCACTTCTTTGGAAGGGAAATTATGTATGAGCTTCGACCAGTAAATTGGATTTTCCTAAACTCCATAGATATCCCCGCCGATATATATCCTAACTTTAGATAAAAGATTCATTTCGATAAACTTATAAACGCTATGAGCAACGTTTCAGCATGCTCACCGAGTACGGCAGGGACGCGAGGATACTCATAGGGGCAAACGCGCTGGGTCAGACGTTCCTGTGGTTCTCGTTCTTCATAATGCCCTTCTACCTAAAGGCTCTTGGCTACGGGATGAAAACGATGGGGATGTTTTTCTCTGCTCAGACGATAGTCGGTGGACTCTTCTTCCTCCTGGCAGGTCCGATATCGCTCCGCCTTGGATACAGGAAAACACTGCTCTCAAGCGCCATCGTTGGTTTGGCAGGGAGGGTTTTCCAAGTCTCAGCCTCGAGTTGGTTCGTGCTACTCCTAGGTTTCATCCTCGTTGGAGTGAACATGGGACTCAGGCAACCGAACTACAACGCCTACCTGAGCGAACTTGTGCCCGATGAGATGAGACATGAGGCCTTTTCAAAGAGTTTCGGACTGGGAACACTCTTCAATTCGCTAGGCGTTCTTCTAGCGGGCTTTCTCCCCGGTTACCTTGTTGGGGCAGGCTTGACCGAGGAAACGGCCTACAGACTGACGTTTTCCCTATCACTCCTCCAGTTCGCTTTCGTCATACCCGCACTATTCATTGTGAGGGACGTTGCTGTTAGGGAGAAAAGGATCAGATGGGAAAGAAACTTGGTAGTTAAGATTCTCAAGTTCTCCCTCCCGAGTGCCATTATAGGTCTCGGCGCCGGAATAACGATACCCTTCATGAGTCTCTACTTTAAAATTCGCTTTGGTGAGACGCTCTCGGCCATAAGCTACGTCTTCTTCTTCCAGCAGCTGGCGATGGGACTCGGATCGTTCGGTCTGCCAGAACTCGTTAGGAAATGGGGGCCTGTAAAAGTTATAACATCCTTCCAAGGGGCGGCAACTGTCCTCTTCGCCGTTTTTCCATCCATTGAGACTTTCGCCCTGGCTGGGGCCGTTTATGTCGCGAGGGCAATACTGATGAACATAATCTGGCCCATAAACAGTTCATTCATGATGGGTTCCTTCAAAACGGAGGAAAAGGCCACTGCCAACGGAATTCAGCAGGCCTTCTCAACATTCATGAGAGGAGTGGGTAATTCCGTTGGCGGAACGCTCTTCGCAATCTCGCTGGTTTATCCGTTCTACGCCACCGCCGTTCTCTACGCCGTAGCAACTGCACTGTTCTATGCATTCTTCAAGAGGTACAACTGATCAGTCCTTGGCGAGTTCCTTTCCCCTCTCAAAGGCCCTGAAGTTGACCTCCCAGAACCTTTCGCGGAGGGTCTCCCTGATCCCAGTCTTTATGCTCTCATCCTCCAGTGGGATCAGCCCCCTGCCGAAGGCATAGCCGAGCATCAGAACGCCCAAGGTTCTGGGGTTTATCTTATCTGCCTCCCCCTGGAAGTCCGTCATGTGGGCGGGGCAGATTCTCCCCATTGCTTCTTTTATCTCGTTCAGTTCAGGGTACTTCTCCTTGCCAACGAGTGTCGTTGCCGTGTGAATCGGGTAGGCGTTGATTATCGCAGTGCTCTTCTTGCTCAAAAAGCGCGCGTTCCTTAAGGCCTCAGCAGGCTCAAGGGCGAGCATCAGATCAGCCTGGCCTTCCTCGATGAGCGGAGAATAAACTTCCTCACCGAAGCGGAGATAGCTGAGGACGCTCCCGTAGCGCTGGCTCATTCCAAGGGTTTCGCCGATTCTAACGTTGTAGCCCTCGTGCATCGCCGCGTTGCCCACTATCCTCGAAAGGGTCAGACCGCCTTGACCACCGACACCGGTTATTATTAGGTTGAACTCCATCCACATCACCGGATATAGTTAGTTGGGGGTGAATAAAAACCTAAGCCCCAAGAAATTCCGATCAGAGCCTCAGCTCCTCGAAGATTTTGAGCTTTTCACGCCCCTCCAGCTTGACCCAGTCGAAGATCGAGCCGGAGCTTTCCCCCAAGCGGAGCGTCTCGACGAGCTCCCTGTACTTTCCGCCCGCGATGCCGTTGGCTATCACCGCACTTCCCTCGGCGGCTTCCTTCGCCTTGGCCCTGCTCTCCAGTTTGAGAACTTCGACGGAGAAGCCGTAGGTTTCGAAGGCCCCCTCAAGGGCCGCTTTGACGTCGCCGAAAAACTCCGGAATCCTGGAGAAGCGACCGCTGAGGTAGACTGCGTCGGGCCTCACAGAGGGGAGCAAAGCGAAGACGTCCTTCAAAATGGCCTCGATCATCGCGATGTAGCCTTTCTGAACGTTCTCGTCCTCCCGGGCGAGCTTCACGAACTCCTCCGGGGAAACTTTGAAGGGGTCCACACCGGCCACGGATGCGGCACCGCCTTGGAAGAGGACCAGCTTTCCAAAGTCGTCCAGGGCGTTGGCCAGGGCGTAGGCGAGCTCACCGTCCATGAAGCCCATTCCCAGATAGCCGGGAAAACCGGCGGTTCCTGCCATGCCGTCAACTATCTGGCCGTTCCTCACAGCCATCGCGGAAGTGTAGGCGAAGCCCGCCTCGACCGCTATGAGGTTGGTCTCGGAGTAGGGGATTACCTTCCGCTCGGCCTCCCTGACTATAGAAAGGGCGGCTGTGAAGACCTTGTCCGCGGTTCCCAGGTCGACCCTGTTGGCCTTTCTCCATTCCGGAACAGTGGGGAGGTGGATAACGCCAGGAGTGAAGTAGATGTTGAGGTCTTCCGCATCCCTCATCAAGAGCATGAGTTCCCTGAGCCCGACTATCTTCAACCTCCTCTCGACGTCGGCCCCGGTTATGAAAGTGGCAAGGGCTATCTCGGCGTCGGTGGCCTCGCGGGCAGGCTTCAAGGGGATGCCGTAGCCGCAGGGACCGACTATGGCGTCTATCCTTCCGTGCTCGTCCTGAACCTCCCTGAGGACGTCTATGATGATTCCCGGGTTCTCGGTAACGCGGTTCCTGTCGACAGCGGTGTCTACGATGACCTTCCCAGTCTCGTCGTCGAAGCCGAAGATATCCATGCTCTTCGTCCCGGAGTCTATACCAACGGCCTTAACCATCGAGCACCACCCTTCCGCGGTTGTCGGCTTTCGTGATGAAAACCTCCCCTCCGTCCCCGTTCTCGCGGAGGAAGGCCTCAACCTCCCCCCTCAAAATTTCGGCCTTCTTCCGGCCATCGACGAGGCCGTAGAAAGTTGGCCCCCAGCTCGTCTGGCAGGCACAGTGAGCTTTGCTGAGCATCAGCTTGATTCCTTCGTTGACTATATCGCAGCAGTAGACGTTCTCCTGGTAATCACTCCAGAACTCTCCTAGGAGGTGGTTGAACAGGTAAAGGCCATCGCCGAAGGTTTTAATATCGCGCTCGACGAACGCCGGGAGGATCTTCATGAGGACGATCCTTGAAAGCCTGTCTGCCAGCTGAGGGGGCATTTTCTTGAGGTTTCCCAGGATCTCGTCTTCCCTCTTCCTGACCTCTGCAAGAGCCTTTCTAGGGTTCTCCGGCACGGCCACGACTAAGAACCAGTCATCTGGCATCTCACCGCGGAAGACGAGCGGGGGCACTACCTCCTCCCTCTTATCCACCGGGAAGCCGCCCTCGTAGATGAAGCCGCCCGTCTTCATCGCGTAGAACCCAAGGGCCGTTACAAGGCCGCGCCTCATCGAGAGTACAACCTCTTCGAACGTTAAGCCGAGGTTGAAGAGCCTGTTTATCCCCTCGCCTATGCTCAAAGCCAGGGTCGTGTGGAAGCCCAACCCCACCCACTTCGGGATGTACCTCCTGACCTCAACGCTCACCGGCGGGAAGTCATGACTTTCTCTAAAGCGCCTTATGAACCTCATGGCATCACCGTCGTTGGCGGTGTCTTTCTCCGCCGGTTTGACCTCCACCTCAAGGGGAGGCATCTCGATTGCGAAGCCGACCGTCCCATAGAGCCTCCCCATGTCGCCGCTCAAATCTGGGTTTCCCGTGTGGAGATGGGCTGGTGCGCGTATCCTTACCATCAGTTCACCCCCCAAGAGTGGAAGCTGGGACAAGTATTTAAGGAATGCGGGCCAATCAGAAAATATGTCCTTCGAGAAGTACTATGAGGTCTTTAAATCTTACAGCGACATCTACTCCGAGGAATACAGAAAGAGGGTTGAGACGCTTGAACCTCTCCTGATGAAGCACATGCCCTCCAAGGGAAGGGTTCTGGACCTGGCATGCGGCGCCGGCGGCTTCTCATTTCTCCTCGGAGACCTTGGCTTCCAGGTTGTCGGTCTGGACTCAAGCGAGGTCATGTTAGAGAAGGCCAGGGAATTCGCGAAGGACAAGCGCTCAAAGGTCGAGTTCATTAAGGGAGATGCAAGGAAGCTACCGTTCGAGGAGAACAGCTTTGACTACGTGCTCTTCATAGACAGTCTCTTCCACTTTGAACCACGGGAGCTGAATCAAATCTTCCGAGAAGTGGCAAGGGTTTTAAAGCTCAGCGGAAGGTTCATCGTCCAGTTCACTGACCTCAGGGAACTTCTCAGGGTCTTAATGAATGGAGCGGTTGTCGGGGCAGAATATTGGGTCAACAGAGTCTTAACCGACCCCGACGAGAAGACCGCTGTGATAGAGTTTCAGAGCGAAAAGGAGAGCTTCAGGGTGCGCTTCAACATCTGGGGCAAGACAGCTGTCGAGCTACTTGCAAAGCTCTATTTCAGGCAGATTCACAGTGAAAATCTCAACGAACACACCCACTTCCAGGTCTACGTCCCGGAGAAGTGAAAACGCTCAGTCTCCCCAAAGCTCCCTCCCGCGCACATACGTTGCTGAAACGTTCCTCTCGCCACCCAGTATCATTAACCCCAAGAGCAGAAGATTTAGGTTGTCATCGACCGCCATGTAACGGTACTCCTTAGTGCGGAGAAAGATTTTCAAAGCTCATAACCTACCCTTGTAAACCCTCACGGAAGGCACCAAAAGAGGGGTAAAGGAGAGGAAGTTAAAAGGCTGCCGGTCAGGCCTTCAGGCGGAGGCGTTTTATAACAAAATCCCTCTTAAGAGAGGCCAAGAACGGAGCCAGCCTCGGACCGCGGTCCTTGCCGATGAGGACGTTGTAGAGTACTTTGAACCACATCTTGCTTGGGACCCCACGCTTCTTGGCGGCGTCGAAGATGGCGTTGTTGAGTTCATCAACGGTGAACTTCTCGTTCTTCTCGAGCCATTGGGCCACCTCAAGCATTGCCTCCCTGATCTCAGGCGCAAGCTCGACCTCTGGTGGCTTTTTGAGGATGCTGAACTTCACGTCATCGGGCGCGTACTTCTCGACCCAGTTCTTCGCGAGCCTTATACGGAGCCTTATACGCTTAATGTCCTCCCCTCTCAGTCCCTCCAGAACGTGGCCCTGCTCCCTAAGGATCCTGATGATGCCCTCCTCGTCGAGGTGGGGCATCTGGACGAGGGTTACAAGGAAGCGGAAGGGAGCCTGAGCCGTGAGTCTCTCGGGAACCTCCGGCATGGACAGCTCGTAGGTTCTCTTCAGCTCTTCTTCCTCCTCAGGGTTCTTAGCCTTCTCGAGGCCGAAGTAGATGCGCTCGACTTTATCAAACTCGTCGTAGAGGTTGAGCAGCCCTAGACCTAGATCTATTTTGAGTTCCTTATTCGGCCGCGACTTGGCGTATATGAAGCGGATTATCCCAGGTTCAAGAACCTCGTAGAGGTCGCTGAGCAGGATAACGTTGCCCTTGCTACCGCTCATCTTGCCCTTCTGACCCTTGATTCCCACGAACTCGTACATGAGCGTCATTGGGGCAGGCCAGTTAAAGACATTCTCCACTATCTCCCGTCCAGTGTCGTAGGAGCTTCCAGCCGCTAAATGGTCCTTTCCTGCGGGCTCGAAGTCGACCTTGAAGTGGGCCCACCTCATCGGCCAGTCAACACGCCAGCGAAGCTTGACATTGCCCTCGCGGATGTCGGTCTCGCCTTCCCCGCCGCAGTGAGGGCACCTGTAAGAGACCTTCCACTCACCATCCCACCCAAGGAACTCTGCTTCCTTCCTGCAGTAAGGGCAGTAAATCATAACGGGCTGCCAGTCCTCCTCGAGCGGCGGCTGCTTGGCCCTCTCTCGGTACTTGTCAAGAACCGCCTTGATCTCGTCACGTCTTTGAAGGGCGAGCTTCACCTCCTCCGCGTACTCACCACTCTTGTAAAGCTCGGAGGCGTGGACGAAATCCACCTCAATTCCAAGCCTCGAAACCTCTTCCTCAAACTTCTCTATGAAGTGTTCCGCATAGCTGTCGTGGCAACCCCAAGGGTCGGGGACCTCGCGAACGGGCCTTGTGAGGTACTCCCTCCACCCCGGCGGGACGTTCTTCGGAACCTTTCTAAAGCGGTCGTAGTCGTCCC
Protein-coding regions in this window:
- a CDS encoding phosphate uptake regulator PhoU; protein product: MEFRKIQFTGRSSYIISLPKKWVRENSLSQGDVVPLSINPDGSITIFPKEPREVSERKILTISHEYSPDMAVRLAISAYIQGYDILEVNFSEEMPIYKVKVRKVLQSLPGVEIILDEPQRIVAKSLLDEDEINLSELLGRIRSLVMSMLGDLELLIASPDDEEILRDINDLENELDRFYFLTIRAVNRLLSRRSITEESGIIRRTFDLLGILFIVRNIERIGDHITRISENPSGINVPYLKEKFGEMMSQIEERDLGKIDKLMLELKAEIRSIDYRQSIALESYRRILEYLENIGETIINMALS
- a CDS encoding class I SAM-dependent methyltransferase — translated: MSFEKYYEVFKSYSDIYSEEYRKRVETLEPLLMKHMPSKGRVLDLACGAGGFSFLLGDLGFQVVGLDSSEVMLEKAREFAKDKRSKVEFIKGDARKLPFEENSFDYVLFIDSLFHFEPRELNQIFREVARVLKLSGRFIVQFTDLRELLRVLMNGAVVGAEYWVNRVLTDPDEKTAVIEFQSEKESFRVRFNIWGKTAVELLAKLYFRQIHSENLNEHTHFQVYVPEK
- a CDS encoding MFS transporter, which produces MDRDFRNIWLLNLSTLFFFLGISSVNPIVSPFAITLGADPFLVGVLAGITSVLSLVSKPIGGLVGDRGYRLESMILGNLLSLVSGLLYVVSAVTGNIWLFAFTRALHGFSMGIFFPSSLSTAVDLAPVGRVGETLGWRGMMFSLGNIIGPALGGYSSDYLGFSGAFALVALFSAVGALFVIPVKRDIGRIVIHVEREEKADYSELLKPYFIAASIALLFFSASYAGVTTFLPALYKELSYPQRIFGTYMMVIGISSFVTRVVGGRSADRMGPIPVSTAGLTTVITGYLLLLRFTTPPGSYASAVLIGAGFGLAVPAMQLMALGKLPQRIRTMGSSVYTMFFDLGTMSGQFTLGYAAGSLGYAGILGFLPILSGIALLILAISYFVGGRNG
- a CDS encoding DUF1464 family protein, whose translation is MVKAVGIDSGTKSMDIFGFDDETGKVIVDTAVDRNRVTENPGIIIDVLREVQDEHGRIDAIVGPCGYGIPLKPAREATDAEIALATFITGADVERRLKIVGLRELMLLMRDAEDLNIYFTPGVIHLPTVPEWRKANRVDLGTADKVFTAALSIVREAERKVIPYSETNLIAVEAGFAYTSAMAVRNGQIVDGMAGTAGFPGYLGMGFMDGELAYALANALDDFGKLVLFQGGAASVAGVDPFKVSPEEFVKLAREDENVQKGYIAMIEAILKDVFALLPSVRPDAVYLSGRFSRIPEFFGDVKAALEGAFETYGFSVEVLKLESRAKAKEAAEGSAVIANGIAGGKYRELVETLRLGESSGSIFDWVKLEGREKLKIFEELRL
- a CDS encoding serine/threonine-protein kinase RIO2, which produces MVSKLLALDAYPNLRDLDFRILRGVELNMRNHRWVPLEDISRFARVDVETASFKLGRLDNWGLVVRRSDIGYIGYQLTIHGYDALAIRALSRKGVVEAISSTQIGVGKDADVYAGISPSGEKIAVKFNRVGGRTASRKASYHGDVFQDKHHTSWLYVSRLIAKKEHEALTLLSPIARVPRSIAWNRHVVVMEFIHGTELANLREADLTGEEADEILSKVLNEYLKIVRFGIVHSDLSEFNVTITDDGDVLIIDWAQHITTDRPESYELLKRDLTVLLNAFRRKWHVDREFEEVWPAFEEAWKRSRGE
- a CDS encoding isoaspartyl peptidase/L-asparaginase family protein, with amino-acid sequence MVAIIVHGGAGTIKKEERIPKVLGGVKEAVLAGWKELKRGSALDAVEEAVKALEDNPIFNAGTGSVLTLDGKVEMDAAIMRGKTLEAGAVAGIQGVKNPISVARKVMEKTDHVLLSGEGAVKFARLLGFGEYNPITDERLGQWEDLRKKLLEKGEANHWKRLNKLIKEYPEVLRSTVGAVAFDGEEVVAGTSTGGVFLKMFGRVGDTPIIGGGTYANEVAGASCTGLGEVAIKLALAKSATDFIRLGMNAQAASEAAISLATKYFGPDTMGIIMVDSKGNIGFAKNTRHMSYAFMRDGMEKPEVGV
- a CDS encoding indolepyruvate oxidoreductase subunit beta, with amino-acid sequence MEFNLIITGVGGQGGLTLSRIVGNAAMHEGYNVRIGETLGMSQRYGSVLSYLRFGEEVYSPLIEEGQADLMLALEPAEALRNARFLSKKSTAIINAYPIHTATTLVGKEKYPELNEIKEAMGRICPAHMTDFQGEADKINPRTLGVLMLGYAFGRGLIPLEDESIKTGIRETLRERFWEVNFRAFERGKELAKD
- a CDS encoding beta-ribofuranosylaminobenzene 5'-phosphate synthase family protein, with amino-acid sequence MVRIRAPAHLHTGNPDLSGDMGRLYGTVGFAIEMPPLEVEVKPAEKDTANDGDAMRFIRRFRESHDFPPVSVEVRRYIPKWVGLGFHTTLALSIGEGINRLFNLGLTFEEVVLSMRRGLVTALGFYAMKTGGFIYEGGFPVDKREEVVPPLVFRGEMPDDWFLVVAVPENPRKALAEVRKREDEILGNLKKMPPQLADRLSRIVLMKILPAFVERDIKTFGDGLYLFNHLLGEFWSDYQENVYCCDIVNEGIKLMLSKAHCACQTSWGPTFYGLVDGRKKAEILRGEVEAFLRENGDGGEVFITKADNRGRVVLDG
- a CDS encoding radical SAM protein — translated: MVEFIRVSYGTAVAMGLKHGKMLARPTTAYLMTYWPGHCRNNCAFCVQARESGANLKKLSRVTWPAFELEDVLKALPNGGFSRLCLQTIDYPDMVEDVLELLDRFAPLNLPVSVSITPVGRDVLKEFKERGVDYIGVGLDAASERIYKSVKDSLYSWDEMWAFTRDVLDVFGLGKAFVHLIVGLGETDREMVETMARLYGMKAEVSLFAFTPVKGTRLENAKPPSLKRYRRIQLARYLLEKNLASPRDFKFDNGGNLTGFGIPKEELLGLVSPEAFATHGCPGCNRPYYNERPKKEPYNFPVRPKKEYVTGITDAIL
- a CDS encoding MFS transporter, translating into MLTEYGRDARILIGANALGQTFLWFSFFIMPFYLKALGYGMKTMGMFFSAQTIVGGLFFLLAGPISLRLGYRKTLLSSAIVGLAGRVFQVSASSWFVLLLGFILVGVNMGLRQPNYNAYLSELVPDEMRHEAFSKSFGLGTLFNSLGVLLAGFLPGYLVGAGLTEETAYRLTFSLSLLQFAFVIPALFIVRDVAVREKRIRWERNLVVKILKFSLPSAIIGLGAGITIPFMSLYFKIRFGETLSAISYVFFFQQLAMGLGSFGLPELVRKWGPVKVITSFQGAATVLFAVFPSIETFALAGAVYVARAILMNIIWPINSSFMMGSFKTEEKATANGIQQAFSTFMRGVGNSVGGTLFAISLVYPFYATAVLYAVATALFYAFFKRYN